The Toxoplasma gondii ME49 chromosome XI, whole genome shotgun sequence region TAGTATCGTCAGAGTCCGAAGAAGACTACGACGGTCCGCTTTCGCCGGTGtccgaagaagacagtgaTGATACGTTTCTGCCACAGTCCCTCGAAGCAGAATCGGACGACGCAGCTCCATCAGGATCCGAGGGAGACGCCAGCGATCTTTCCAGTGCCTTCGCAATGTCCACGCAagccgacgaagaggcgcaAGACTTCGACAGAGACCTTCGTCGTGTGCACAGCGTCGCGTCTTCACGTACCTCGTACAGCAGAGCGACCGACACGGAGCCTCCCGCCACGCCGAGTCTCGGTGCCGCTTCGTCAGAgttcgaaggagacagtgacGAGGAGAATTCGTCGGGAtccgaagaagacagtgaTGATACGTTTCTGCCACAGTCCCTCGAAGCAGAATCGGACGACGCAGCTCCATCAGGATCCGAGGGAGACGCCAGCGATCTTTCCAGTGCCTTCGCAATGTCCACGCAagccgacgaagaggcgcaAGACTTCGACAGAGACCTTCGTCGTGTGCACAGCGTCGCGTCTTCACGTACCTCGTACAGCAGAGCGACCGACACGGAGCCTCCCGCCACGCCGAGTCTCGGTGCCGCTTCGTCAGAgttcgaaggagacagtgacGAGGAGAATTCGTCGGGGTCCGAAGAAGACATCGATGATACGTTTCTGCCACAGTCCCTCGAAGCAGAATCGGACGACGCAGCTCCATCAGGATCCGAGGGAGACGCCAGCGATCTTTCCAGTGCCTTCGCAATGTCCACGCAagccgacgaagaggcgcaAGACTTCGACAGAGACCTTCGTCGTGTGCACAGCGTCGCGTCTTCACGTACCTCGTACAGCAGAGCGACCGACACGGAGCCTCCCGCCACGCCGAGTCTCGGTGCCGCTTCGTCAGAgttcgaaggagacagtgacGAGGAGAATTCGTCGGGAtccgaagaagacagtgaTGATACGTTTCTGCCACAGTCCCTCGAAGCAGAATCGGACGACGCAGCTCCATCAGGATCCGAGGGAGACGCCAGCGATCTTTCCAGTGCCTTCGCAATGTCCACGCAagccgacgaagaggcgcaAGACTTCGACAGAGACCTTCGTCGTGTGCACAGCGTCGCGTCTTCACGTACCTCGTACAGCAGAGCGACCGACACGGAGCCTCCCGCCACGCCGAGTCTCGGTGCCGCTTCGTCAGAgttcgaaggagacagtgacGAGGAGAATTCGTCGGGAtccgaagaagacagtgaTGATACGTTTCTGCCACAGTCCCTCGAAGCAGAATCGGACGACGCAGCTCCATCAGGATCCGAGGGAGACGCCAGCGATCTTTCCAGTGCCTTCGCAATGTCCACGCAagccgacgaagaggcgcaAGACTTCGACAGAGACCTTCGTCGTGTGCACAGCGTCGCGTCTTCACGTACCTCGTACAGCAAAGCGACCGACACGGAGCCTCCCGCCACGCCGAGTCTCGGTGCCGCTTCGTCAGAgttcgaaggagacagtgacGAGGAGAATGCGTCGGGgtccgaagaagacagcggcgTCATTTCGTCCGGATCTGATGAAGTCTCGAATGACACCGGTTCACCAAGGATGTCCGAAGACGACTATCACAGCAAGGCTTTCGCAGTCCAAAAATGAAGCTAGCCGATCTCCATGTGCTCTCACGGCAACCACATATGACCCGCCTACACTAAGGAACATGCCGTCAACCAGCAGCTCCTTCGCTCCCTCGAAACGGACCCTCTTCCTGCAGATGTGCTCCCTCTTCGGCGTCACCACAGCCGCAGCCTCCCAACGCCTCCATGTCACTTCaacctcttctctttcgttcttccgAAAACggtcgaaaaaaaacgaaacaaaatcaaaaaaaaaatTAAAACAAAAAGGACCGAATCACAAAAAATATATAAAACTCAAAACAAAAACAAACAAATTCAAAAAATAAAATCAAAAAACAataaaaaaaacgaaagaaaagcttctctccccttcctgcttGCAGCCCCAGCCCAGGTCGAACCCCATACTTGGATTCTTCCTCCGAACGGAGCCactgactctgtctcccgctttcggcctcatctccagtcttcgtttctctacgccgccctctccagtcctcgtttctctacgGCGCCGCCCCAAGCGTCACACAAAGCAAAGGGTCCTGGCGCCTCTATCGCATTCGGCTTTCTTGTTTCGAGCCGTCAGAAACAGCCAAGTAGgaaccctcttctcttcccccttccgTCCAATCCAGCCACCGCCTACCTGTCCCTCGCCCtgttctccagttctgatTCCTCTCCGGCTCCCCGCCTTTGTATCGCCATTCAACTCTCATCTTTCGTGGTCTCAAGGACAGGCTCAGAGGCGATctaacagaaaaaaagcattcCTGGTCCGCTGACTCGCGCCc contains the following coding sequences:
- a CDS encoding hypothetical protein (encoded by transcript TGME49_316780) yields the protein MVLASGWRALMRCCQPVLPTPKATASDHQAQVPSFVGRVDEGEFNLEWKTATNDRVGCRRTTRDNTVCHQAMHLGDTCATPTAATEDIGSECDWTADDAAVVPSLWSGFDDEALMLQSTSAVTDPLACRSSGCESATRFRPLLLSDLLSAESSDEIDLELAMDPYEPVVLSLSLSQIDEEEISTETKSLCGCGQQRVCTPRVATTPENGAHDTRYLCWTPTPRSEEFDSESENGPCEAAAVPWSFSQTNEQRLYTSRTTPRDHRVTRQRTSRGRLFPSKAQLLSDLRLTLIEAIDQMDSRSAIVTGITGVDSSCFSRVEDGEVDFEDNGNCRVACPRRQHPRRRRRGRGRRRPIPCYTAEVEQVVHLPKDESTVDEITGIPYFIEDVNIEDICFYRVTANNRRVAHAQTPRERNILKNFLSNAMRHMLPPSVEDFYAMPTQITNGVRINGGPSILARGDEDEPEDQKALQDANSISPGRATPGRKLRRKQAGTEKRCTYRVILRHQEIIVSSESEEDYDGPLSPVSEEDSDDTFLPQSLEAESDDAAPSGSEGDASDLSSAFAMSTQADEEAQDFDRDLRRVHSVASSRTSYSRATDTEPPATPSLGAASSEFEGDSDEENSSGSEEDSDDTFLPQSLEAESDDAAPSGSEGDASDLSSAFAMSTQADEEAQDFDRDLRRVHSVASSRTSYSRATDTEPPATPSLGAASSEFEGDSDEENSSGSEEDIDDTFLPQSLEAESDDAAPSGSEGDASDLSSAFAMSTQADEEAQDFDRDLRRVHSVASSRTSYSRATDTEPPATPSLGAASSEFEGDSDEENSSGSEEDSDDTFLPQSLEAESDDAAPSGSEGDASDLSSAFAMSTQADEEAQDFDRDLRRVHSVASSRTSYSRATDTEPPATPSLGAASSEFEGDSDEENSSGSEEDSDDTFLPQSLEAESDDAAPSGSEGDASDLSSAFAMSTQADEEAQDFDRDLRRVHSVASSRTSYSKATDTEPPATPSLGAASSEFEGDSDEENASGSEEDSGVISSGSDEVSNDTGSPRMSEDDYHSKAFAVQK